In Ischnura elegans chromosome 6, ioIscEleg1.1, whole genome shotgun sequence, one genomic interval encodes:
- the LOC124160863 gene encoding serine protease inhibitor 88Ea-like yields MTKTLLWTAALLAVWMFASPSSGQCLTKNDSDSSAGDSAREALLKGQQEFSLDMLRTLVLGPGGSTMAPPPPPGPYPQYAKKVWFKRSDGDAPAQNVFFSPYSTYYALLMTYFGAAEGSTTANALRKALHMDDGDVKGDKLTAMQAYHLEKMFRTTVKAYSTMTPPPENATDEQKKSQGLGYELSVSNRLYFDNKEEVRPCLQKLLEAEIKKLDFENAPEPARNEINSWVEMETKGHIKDLIPQGGITHNTNLVVVNAAYFKGLWASQFSEERTVKEVFYESRSKQTLVEMMHQKGNFNHLVSERLGCQVLELPYMGETASLVILLPPFALPDGLERTIAQLNVDALREALAPGSALARPLEVAIPKFSIEQSIDLKPTLTHLGLGPIFDAEADFTDFVGEDDLNKKNMSKPTGRRPIALDAAIHRARVDIDEKGTEAAAATAIFSFRSSRPLEPTVFVANHPFAFFIYDRVAQSILFAGAYRSPRG; encoded by the exons ATGACGAAGACGTTGCTGTGGACGGCAGCCTTGCTGGCTGTGTGGATGTTCGCCTCCCCTTCTTCCGGGCAGTGCCTGACCAAGAACGACTCTGACTCAAGCGCGGGAGACAGTGCCCGGGAGGCCCTGCTCAAGGGGCAGCAGGAGTTCAGCTTGGACATGCTGCGGACTCTAGTGCTAGGTCCAGGTGGCAGCACCATGGCCCCTCCACCACCACCCGGACCCTACCCGCAATATGCCAAGAAGGTGTGGTTCAAGAGGAGTGATGGGGATGCGCCTGCACAAAACGTCTTCTTCTCCCCATACAG CACGTACTATGCTCTACTCATGACATACTTTGGGGCAGCAGAAGGATCAACTACTGCCAATGCTTTGCGTAAGGCACTCCATATGGATGATGGAGATGTGAAGGGTGACAAACTTACAGCTATGCAAGCGTACCACTTGGAGAAAATGTTCCGAACAACTGTCAAGGCATACTCCACTATGACACCACCACCTG AAAATGCTACAGATGAACAGAAAAAGAGCCAAGGGCTTGGATACGAGCTCTCAGTCTCCAACCGCTTGTATTTTGACAACAAAGAAGAGGTCCGTCCATGCCTGCAGAAACTTTTGGAAGCAGAGATAAAGAAGCTGGACTTTGAAAATGCACCTGAACCGGCCAGGAATGAAATCAACTCTTGGGTAGAGATGGAAACCAAAGGCCACATCAAGGATCTCATTCCTCAGGGTGGAATCACCCACAACACCAACCTTGTCGTG GTAAATGCAGCATACTTTAAGGGCCTGTGGGCATCCCAGTTCTCTGAAGAGCGCACTGTGAAGGAGGTCTTCTATGAATCTAGATCCAAGCAAACACTTGTGGAGATGATGCACCAGAAGGGAAATTTCAACCATC TTGTGTCCGAGCGCCTTGGATGTCAGGTTCTTGAACTTCCGTACATGGGAGAGACTGCCAGCTTAGTGATTCTTCTGCCTCCATTTGCTCTTCCTGATGGTTTGGAGAGAACAATTGCACAACTCAATGTTGATGCTCTCCGAGAAGCTTTGGCTCCTGGATCAGCACTTGCAAGACCACTAGAAGTTGCTATCCCCAAGTTCTCCATAGAGCAGAGCATTGACCTTAAACCG ACCTTAACCCACTTGGGTCTTGGACCCATCTTTGATGCTGAGGCAGATTTCACAGACTTTGTTGGAGAAGATGACTTAAACAAGAAGAACATGAGCAAACCCACAGGCCGCAGGCCCATCGCTCTGGATGCAGCCATCCACAGGGCAAGGGTCGACATTGATGAGAAGGGAACTGAGGCTGCTGCAGCCACTGCCATCTTCTCTTTCCGCTCTTCACGCCCCCTTGAACCAACAGTTTTTGTAGCGAACCACCCATTTGCCTTCTTCATCTATGATAGAGTTGCCCAGAGCATTCTATTTGCTGGTGCCTACCGCTCACCCAGGGGGTAA